Within Runella rosea, the genomic segment ACAGCCTCGGGAAGTTGATTTATAAAGGTTTTGTACTCAATCATGGTTGTACTAATGTGGTGGAGGGATTCAGTTGACCAGCCTCAAAATCGCGAATGTTTTGGAACGTGACCTGCGCTATTTGACACAAGGCCTCTTCCGTAAAAAAGCCCTGATGGGAAGTGATAAGTACATTTGGAAACGACATCAAACGCATCAGCATGTCGTCTTGAATGATACTTTCTGACAAATCATGAAAAAATAAATCAGCCTCCTGCTCGTATACATCAATGCCAAAATAACCCAAATGCCCCGTTTTGAGGGCTTTTATCACCGCGCTCGTATCCACCAACCCACCCCGACTGGTATTGATAAGCATGGCGTTGGGTTTCATTTGTTGCAAGGTGTCGGCGTTGATGAGGCGGTTGGTTTGTGGCGTAAGCGGACAGTGCAGCGAAACAATGTCGGAGGCGGTAAACAGGGCGTCTAAAGCAACGTATTCAATGCCAAGAGCGACCAAATCGGGGTGGGGTTGCAGGTCATAAGCCAATACCCGGCAGCCAAAGCCCTTCATAATTTTGGCAAAGGCTTCGCCGATTTTTCCCGTTCCGATTACGCCTACCGTTTTGCCAAACAGGTCAAAGCCCGTCAATCTTTCGAGCGAAAAATTCCCTTCACGTACGCGGTTGTAGGCTTTATGCGTTTTGCGGTTGAGCGTCAGGATGAGGGCTACGGCGTGTTCGGCCACAGCGTGGGGCGAATACGCTGGCACGCGCACCACCGCAATTCCGTGGGCTTTGGCGGCCTGTAAATCCACATTGTTGAACCCAGCGCAGCGCAATGCGATTATTTTGACGTTTTTGGCGGCTAACTGCTTAATGACATCGGCGTTGAGTTGGTCGTTTACAAACACACAAACCGCTTGGCTGTCACTTAGTAGATCAATGCTTTCGAGGCTCAAATCGGTATCATAAAACTTTAACTGATAGGACGTGTTGAAGCGATTAAAATAGCTGCGATCATAAGACTTCGAACTGAAGAAAGAAATTTTCATAATTGATGAGTTGCTTAAATTAAAAGTGACCTAACAGTAAAATAATAGTCAAAGGATTTGCAAGGACTTAAAAAAAAGGTAGATTTGAGTCTTGCCAAGTAAAAATTTTCTAAAACTTAATCAAAATCTCGAACAATTATGGGACTCATGTCATTTTTTAAAGGAGTAGGTGAAAAAGTCTTTGGTAAAGACAAAGAAGTTGAAACCGCTGCTCCCGAAAAAGTCGCTGACTTAAAAGCCAGCGCTTTACTACAGCATGTGAAGACGCTTGGGCTTGCTTACAATAAATTGATTGTAAAAGTATCGGGCCACACCGTAATCTTGGAAGGAGAGGTAGCCGCTCAGGAAGATTCTGAGAAGATTGCATTGGCAGTCGGTAACGTAGAAGGCGTAGAGGCGGTTGATAACAACATCATTGTGGAAACTCCGGCTCCTGAAGCACAGTATCATGAAGTGAAAAAAGGAGATACGCTCTCTTTGATTGCGAAACATTACTACGGTGATATGATGAAATATCCGGTCATTTTTGAAGCCAACAAGCCAATGTTGTCTGATCCTGATAAAATCTATCCAGGCCAGATTTTACGCATTCCTGCGCTTTAATTAGTAAAGATTTAGAAGTTTAAAAGGGTTAAAAGTTGTGGTGATTCTACCTGACTTTTAACCCTTTTTTGTGATTAACTTGTTTATTATGAGTTTTTTATTTTTTTGCCTAGCTTTTCAATTCTCCAGTTTTGAATTTGCTTGAACGGAAAAGGTAAATCATTGAAGGTAAATTGGGTATATATTTCTTCTACTCCTCCAAAACTTTGGTAAAATGAAGCAATAGAAGGAAGTTCGGGGCTTTCAAAATCAAAGACGAAACCAGTTTCGGCGTATGCTTGGATGATTTGGTCAATCAGCCACGTGCGGCCGTTTCCTTTTCGACCCGTAGGTGAGGCCGCATTGAAAAGATAAATGATTCGGTGGTCAAAAATCGCAAACAGTGCACCCGCTTCAATGCGCTCATCTTTGGTGGCATAGACTAATCGCAGGGCGTTTTTTTGCGCTAATACAACCGTTAGTTTTCGTAATAAATCGTACGCCTCATCCGAAACTCCACCCTCAATTTTGGAGGAATGATTTTTATGAAATAACTGAATAATCGGTTCAATGTCAGTGCTTTGATGCAGATTCCAGCCGAATTGTTGTGCGCGTTTTAAATTCGTTTTTCGGTCATTTGAATAGTTTTGAAAAAGAACAGCGTAGGGGAGGTGCAGCGGCAAAACTATATTGCTCGCTTTTTTTATTTTTAATGAATTGGGAAAAACCGTTTGCGCAGCAAAGCGGCCAGTGTAAATAGAAACGTAGCGAAAGGAGGTTGTTAATTGGGACAAAAGCAGATTTGATGCTTCCTGAAAATCTACGTTTGAGTGGGTGAAAATTCCTAAAAATTGACAGAAAAAAGGTTGTTGTATTACTTTCAATCCCCATTTTTGGCGACAAGGTAGAGGCATTACCGCTTGCCATTGGCCATTTTCTGTCAATACCAGCGCCTTCCAATCGGGCGAAACTGTATCCAAATACCATGAATAGGCGTAGAGAATTCGCTGCGGAGAAGCGGCAATAAAACCATTCCATTGGGTGGAATCTAGTTGGGAGCGATGAAGTAGAAGGACGGGCACATGAATAATCGTCTGATTACTAACTGAAAGTACTCCGAATTTTTTGAACGGCATCTTTGACCGAATCATCCTGTTCCATCAAATCACTGATGGTCTGGATGGCGTGAATGACGGTGCTGTGGTCGCGGCCACCAAAATGGTAACCGATGGATTTTAACGATAAATCCGTCAGTTCTTTGGCGAAATACATCGCTACCTGACGTGGGTAAACCAACTCTTTCTTCCGACTTTTACCTTTCAAATCGGCAATGCTCACGTCGTAATAATCCGACACGATTTCTTGAATCGTATCAATATTGACTTCTCGGTCTTCGGCTGTCACAATGTTTTTCATGACAACTTTGGCTAAATCGAGGTCAATATCGCGGCGTACCAGCGAAGCTTGGGCCATCAATGAAATAATCACACCTTCCAATTCTCGCACGTTGGTATTGACGCTGTGGGCAATGTATTCAATGACGCTGTATTCGATATAAATCCCCTCGGCCTGCAATTTGCGCTGAATAATGGCGATCCTTGTTTCAAAATCTGGTTGCTGGAGGTCGGCGGTTAGGCCCCATTTAAAGCGAGAGAGCAATCGGTCTTGCAAGCCCTGTAGCTCGCTCGGGCGGCGGTCGGAAGTCATGATGATTTGACGCCCCGACTGGTGTAAGTGGTTGAATATATGGAAAAACGTATCCTGCGTTTTTTCTTTTCCTGACAAAAACTGCACATCGTCCAGAATCAAGGCATCCACTTTCATGTAGAAATCGGTGAAATCCTGAAGCGTGTTGCTTTTGATGGCGTTGATAAATTGGTTGGTAAATTTCTCCGACGAAACGTACAGCACAAATTTATCGTGGTGATGGCCTTTGATGTGGTTGCCAATGGCCTGTACCAAGTGCGTTTTGCCGAGCCCTACGCCGCCATAAATCAACAACGGGTTGAAAGAAGTCACCCCAGGGCGTTGCGCCACGGCCATGCCTGCCGAGCGAGCCAAGCGGTTACAATCTCCCTCGATGTAATTGTCAAAACTATAAGTAGGATTGAGGTACAAATCCAACTCCGACGAATCTGGGCTACGCGGAGGCTGTGGGGTGGCTTTTTTGGGCTCAGAAGCGGCTTTTTGACGCGCTTCGGCGGCTTCGGGTGAGTTGGTGGTCGGAACATGAACCTTGATGGGAGGTTGCCGGTCACCACCTGTATCTACAATGATGGAGTATTCCAGTTGCCCATCGCGACCGATGGCGTGATCGAGTGCCCTGCGCAGAACGTGAATGTAATTCTCCTCCAGCCACTCATAAAAGAATTGACTCGGAACTTGTATGGTCAAAGTTTTCCCCGCAAGCCGAAAGGGAACTATCGGCTCAAACCAGGTTTTAAAGCTCTGTTCGGGAACGTTGGCCTTAATGACTTGAAGGCACTTTTCCCATACAACAGCCACTTCTTGTTGAAAAAAACTATCCACTGAGTATCCTGAGTTATTCGTAAAAAACGGTCCAAAAATGTTGAGAGAGTACTATCTAAGTGTCAGTAAATCTGATTTTTAACGTTTAGCTCCGAATACATGTAAGGTCACTAAAAACCTTTTTTGCACAACCGCCCCTAAATTAAGGGTTGCAAAAATAGGAAAAAGGAATTAGAAACAATGACTTAAATATACTGATTTTGTTTTTGGAATGGCAAATTTAAAACGTGACAAGCTAATATTGTATTATAGATAGGATAGATAAGACAGTATTTGTTTTGCAGGAAGTTGAAAGCTCAAAATATAACTCCTATTTTTACCTGCAGTAACGTAAAACGTACTTTTTTTTATTATAAACAGTTCATGAACTTTTCCCTTTTTTCAGAATTTTCGCCATCCGATAAAAACGCGTGGGTACAACAGGCACTCAAAGATTTGAAAGGTAAAGACTACGACAAAACATTGTTGTGGAATACCCCCGAAGGCTTTGTGGTGGAGCCGTATTATACCGACCAAGAGGTAGAAGAAACACAGCTCACGAGGTTGCAGGTGGCTCAACAAAAGAAATTAGGCTGGTTAAACCAACCTGTAGTTACCTATGAAAGTGAGCGGGCTACCAATGGGGCTATGCTGGTGGTTTTACAGAAAGGCGTTGACGCACTTACGCTGGACTTACGGCATACCGACCTCGAAACGATTGAGTTTACTAAACTTCTTTACGGAATTAAACTTAGCGATACGCCCATATTCTTCCAAACCAACGGGCAAAATACCGCTTTGATTCGCGCCCTTCAAACGTTTATTGCGTACCAAATGAAAGGCGGCTTGGCAGATGATGGCTTGGCGAGATGGATGACGACGGGGCAACTATCGGAAACGTATTTTGCCAAATTGGCGGCCGTAGCCACCGCCACAAATGCGTCACCTAGCTTCAAAACCATCTGTGTAAGTAGCCATGTGTTTCACAATGCAGGTGCCAATGCCGTGCAGGAATTGGCCTTCGCGCTGGCTTCGGCAGTGACGTATGCTGATAAGCTGACCGATGCGGGCCTTGACGTAGATGCCGTTTTTTCGAAACTTTATTTTTCGGTTTCGATTGGTACCAACTACTTTATGGAAATCGCTAAGCTGCGGGCGCTGCGGTTTTTGTGGCAACGAGTCCAGACGGGATGGGGAATACAACCTAAAATAGCCTACGTTCACGCCCAAACTTCGACTTTCTACGATGCGGCCATTACGCCCAATACCAATCTGTTGCGGGCAACAACCGAGGCGATGAGCGCGGTAATTGGCGGTTGCGATGCGCTGACCGTTCACGCTTACGACGCTACATTTCGGACGCCAGATGAGTTTTCAGAGCGCATTGCCCGAAATATTTCTATTTTACTGAAAGAAGAAAGTTACCTCGATAGAACCCTTGACCCAGCGGCGGGGAGTTATTTTCTCGAAAACCTAACCCAACAATTGGCAGAGGCGGCTTGGAGTTTGTTTTTGGAAGTAGAAGAAAAAGGGGGCTTATTGGTAGCTTTCGAGCAGGATTTTATTCAAAATAAAATCGAACAAAACGTAACTGATACACTTGCCGCCCTTCAACAGGGAACGCGCGTCATGGTAGGCGTGAATAAATTTCGGGTGGATGAACAAGTGCCAGTGAAATACACTCCAACTCCCGAAGCTGTCGATGAAGCCGTGTCTTTTAAATTACTTCATCCCCAACGTATCGCCCAAACATTCGAACAATGATACAGACCGCCAATGAGTTAAGAGATATTGTCAACCAAGTGTTGCCGCTACTACAAGGTATTTCGGATGAAGCGGCGGCTGCCAAACCGAATCCGATTAAATGGTCTAAAAAAGAGATTCTAGGTCACTTGATTGATTCGGCCAGCAATAATCAGCACAAGTTTGTGCGAACCATGGCGCAGCCGCAACTTCATTTTGTAGGATACGCCCAAAATCACTGGGTAGTCGCTCAACATTATGCGTCGGCTAATTGGGAACTTCTCACAACATTGTGGGCATCGTACAACTTACAACTTGCGCACGTGATTGAAAATACAGTCCCATCCGTTTTACATAATACAATTACCATCGAAGGCGCAGGACCGTTTACGCTCGAATTTATCATGAAAGATTACGCCGAGCATTTGAAGCATCATTTACTACAAATCCTGCCCGATGCCGAGTTGAAGAGCGGGTTTGTGAATATTTATGGAGTGTGATTTGTCGTTTTTTGAAAGTACTTGTGCCTTTCTTTTATGAAATATTGCTAAAAATATATAGTTGAACTACAACTAATGAAACCCAACTTCCTCAACATACATTCTTCCATTCAAGCCCCAAATCTGGAAATGGGGTCGAGCAAACCGTTTGTGACCGCCGAAGGCATTAAAGTGAAGCCGACCTTTACTAAAATGGATATTCAGGAGGCAGAACATTTAGGTTTTGGGGCAGGGATTCCGCCTTTTTTGCGGGGACCTTACAGCACCATGTACGTCCAGCAACCTTGGACGATTCGTCAGTATGCAGGTTTTTCAACGGCTGAGGAATCCAACGCCTTTTATCGTCGGAATTTGGCTGGCGGCCAAAAAGGACTTTCGGTGGCGTTTGACTTGGCCACGCACCGAGGCTACGATTCCGACCATCCGCGCGTGGTGGGAGATGTGGGAAAAGCGGGCGTAGCGATTGACAGTGTCGAAGACATGAAAGTGCTTTTTGACCAAATTCCGCTCGACCAAATGTCGGTGTCGATGACCATGAACGGGGCGGTACTGCCCATTATGGCCTTTTATATCGTGGCGGCGGAGGAGCAAGGCGTTAAACCCGAGCAATTGGCGGGGACCATCCAGAACGATATTTTGAAGGAGTTCATGGTTCGCAATACGTACATTTACCCGCCCGCGCCAAGTATGCGCATCATTGGCGATATTTTTGCGTATGCGAGTAAGTTTATGCCCAAATTCAACAGCATCAGCATCAGTGGCTACCACATGCACGAAGCGGGCGCTCCCGCCCACATTGAGCTGGCGTATACGCTGGCCGATGGCCTAGAATACCTCCGTACGGGCTTGGCGGCGGGCATGGACATTGACGGTTTTGCACCTCGTTTGTCGTTTTTTTGGGGGATTGGCATGAACCATTTTATGGAAATCGCCAAGATGCGGGCTGGGCGATTGCTATGGGCTAAAATTGTTAATCAATTTGACCCCAAAAACAGTAAATCGTTGGCGTTGCGCACGCATTGCCAGACATCGGGCTGGTCACTGACGGAACAAGACCCGTTCAACAACGTGGCCCGAACTACCATTGAAGCCATGGCGGCGGCGTTGGGCCACACGCAAAGTTTACACACCAATTCACTGGATGAGGCCATTGCGTTGCCGACCGATTTTTCGGCGCGAATTGCCCGCAATACGCAGTTATATTTACAGCACGAAACCGATATTTGTCGCGTGGTAGACCCGTGGGGTGGGAGTTATTACGTCGAATATTTGACCAAAGAACTGACCGAAAAAGCCTGGGCGTTGATTGAAGAAGTGGAAGAGATGGGTGGAATGACCAAAGCCATCGAAGCTGGGCTACCCAAAATGCGTATCGAAGAAGCCGCCGCCCGTAAGCAGGCGCGCATTGACAGCGGAAAAGATGTAATTGTGGGTGTAAACAAGTACAAACCCGATTCGGTAAAGCCGCTGGAATTGTTGGAAGTGGACAATAAAGCCGTTCGGGAAGCGCAGGTAGCACAGCTTGCGCGCATAAAGGCCGAACGAAACACTGAAAAAGTACAGCAGGCACTGGCGGCCATTACGGACGCTTGCCGAGAGCAAGGAGGGATGGACA encodes:
- a CDS encoding 2-hydroxyacid dehydrogenase — encoded protein: MKISFFSSKSYDRSYFNRFNTSYQLKFYDTDLSLESIDLLSDSQAVCVFVNDQLNADVIKQLAAKNVKIIALRCAGFNNVDLQAAKAHGIAVVRVPAYSPHAVAEHAVALILTLNRKTHKAYNRVREGNFSLERLTGFDLFGKTVGVIGTGKIGEAFAKIMKGFGCRVLAYDLQPHPDLVALGIEYVALDALFTASDIVSLHCPLTPQTNRLINADTLQQMKPNAMLINTSRGGLVDTSAVIKALKTGHLGYFGIDVYEQEADLFFHDLSESIIQDDMLMRLMSFPNVLITSHQGFFTEEALCQIAQVTFQNIRDFEAGQLNPSTTLVQP
- the lysM gene encoding peptidoglycan-binding protein LysM, whose product is MGLMSFFKGVGEKVFGKDKEVETAAPEKVADLKASALLQHVKTLGLAYNKLIVKVSGHTVILEGEVAAQEDSEKIALAVGNVEGVEAVDNNIIVETPAPEAQYHEVKKGDTLSLIAKHYYGDMMKYPVIFEANKPMLSDPDKIYPGQILRIPAL
- a CDS encoding GNAT family N-acetyltransferase; its protein translation is MPFKKFGVLSVSNQTIIHVPVLLLHRSQLDSTQWNGFIAASPQRILYAYSWYLDTVSPDWKALVLTENGQWQAVMPLPCRQKWGLKVIQQPFFCQFLGIFTHSNVDFQEASNLLLSQLTTSFRYVSIYTGRFAAQTVFPNSLKIKKASNIVLPLHLPYAVLFQNYSNDRKTNLKRAQQFGWNLHQSTDIEPIIQLFHKNHSSKIEGGVSDEAYDLLRKLTVVLAQKNALRLVYATKDERIEAGALFAIFDHRIIYLFNAASPTGRKGNGRTWLIDQIIQAYAETGFVFDFESPELPSIASFYQSFGGVEEIYTQFTFNDLPFPFKQIQNWRIEKLGKKIKNS
- the dnaA gene encoding chromosomal replication initiator protein DnaA codes for the protein MDSFFQQEVAVVWEKCLQVIKANVPEQSFKTWFEPIVPFRLAGKTLTIQVPSQFFYEWLEENYIHVLRRALDHAIGRDGQLEYSIIVDTGGDRQPPIKVHVPTTNSPEAAEARQKAASEPKKATPQPPRSPDSSELDLYLNPTYSFDNYIEGDCNRLARSAGMAVAQRPGVTSFNPLLIYGGVGLGKTHLVQAIGNHIKGHHHDKFVLYVSSEKFTNQFINAIKSNTLQDFTDFYMKVDALILDDVQFLSGKEKTQDTFFHIFNHLHQSGRQIIMTSDRRPSELQGLQDRLLSRFKWGLTADLQQPDFETRIAIIQRKLQAEGIYIEYSVIEYIAHSVNTNVRELEGVIISLMAQASLVRRDIDLDLAKVVMKNIVTAEDREVNIDTIQEIVSDYYDVSIADLKGKSRKKELVYPRQVAMYFAKELTDLSLKSIGYHFGGRDHSTVIHAIQTISDLMEQDDSVKDAVQKIRSTFS
- a CDS encoding methylmalonyl-CoA mutase family protein encodes the protein MNFSLFSEFSPSDKNAWVQQALKDLKGKDYDKTLLWNTPEGFVVEPYYTDQEVEETQLTRLQVAQQKKLGWLNQPVVTYESERATNGAMLVVLQKGVDALTLDLRHTDLETIEFTKLLYGIKLSDTPIFFQTNGQNTALIRALQTFIAYQMKGGLADDGLARWMTTGQLSETYFAKLAAVATATNASPSFKTICVSSHVFHNAGANAVQELAFALASAVTYADKLTDAGLDVDAVFSKLYFSVSIGTNYFMEIAKLRALRFLWQRVQTGWGIQPKIAYVHAQTSTFYDAAITPNTNLLRATTEAMSAVIGGCDALTVHAYDATFRTPDEFSERIARNISILLKEESYLDRTLDPAAGSYFLENLTQQLAEAAWSLFLEVEEKGGLLVAFEQDFIQNKIEQNVTDTLAALQQGTRVMVGVNKFRVDEQVPVKYTPTPEAVDEAVSFKLLHPQRIAQTFEQ
- a CDS encoding DinB family protein, producing the protein MIQTANELRDIVNQVLPLLQGISDEAAAAKPNPIKWSKKEILGHLIDSASNNQHKFVRTMAQPQLHFVGYAQNHWVVAQHYASANWELLTTLWASYNLQLAHVIENTVPSVLHNTITIEGAGPFTLEFIMKDYAEHLKHHLLQILPDAELKSGFVNIYGV
- the scpA gene encoding methylmalonyl-CoA mutase, which translates into the protein MKPNFLNIHSSIQAPNLEMGSSKPFVTAEGIKVKPTFTKMDIQEAEHLGFGAGIPPFLRGPYSTMYVQQPWTIRQYAGFSTAEESNAFYRRNLAGGQKGLSVAFDLATHRGYDSDHPRVVGDVGKAGVAIDSVEDMKVLFDQIPLDQMSVSMTMNGAVLPIMAFYIVAAEEQGVKPEQLAGTIQNDILKEFMVRNTYIYPPAPSMRIIGDIFAYASKFMPKFNSISISGYHMHEAGAPAHIELAYTLADGLEYLRTGLAAGMDIDGFAPRLSFFWGIGMNHFMEIAKMRAGRLLWAKIVNQFDPKNSKSLALRTHCQTSGWSLTEQDPFNNVARTTIEAMAAALGHTQSLHTNSLDEAIALPTDFSARIARNTQLYLQHETDICRVVDPWGGSYYVEYLTKELTEKAWALIEEVEEMGGMTKAIEAGLPKMRIEEAAARKQARIDSGKDVIVGVNKYKPDSVKPLELLEVDNKAVREAQVAQLARIKAERNTEKVQQALAAITDACREQGGMDNTTNLLALAIEAARVRATLGEISDAMENVFGRYKAVIRSISGVYSAEVSDDENFRIAREMTDRFAELEGRRPRIMVAKMGQDGHDRGAKVIATSFADLGFDVDMGPLFQTPEETARQAAENDVHIVGASSLAAGHKTLVPQLIEELKKLGREDIMVIAGGVIPPQDYDFLYKAGVKGVFGPGTVISVAAQKILKELMGE